In Bombus vancouverensis nearcticus chromosome 12, iyBomVanc1_principal, whole genome shotgun sequence, the genomic stretch ATCTACTAGCGGAGGACTCGCGGGATCTACTGTTGGCGGATATACAGGAGCAGGAACAACTGGTGCTCATGCGGGATCTACTGGAGGATATACAGGGCCAGGTGGTATTCATAGTGGATCTACTGGCGGAGGATTCACGGGATCTACTGCTGGCGAATATACTGGAGCAGGAACAACTGGTGCTCATGCGGGATCTACTGGAGGATATGCAGGGCCAGGTGGTATTCATGGCGGATCTACTGGCGGAGGATACGCGGGATCTACTGCTGGCGGATATACAGGAGCAGGAACAAGTGGTGCTCATGCGGGATCTACTGGAGGATATACAGGGCCAGGTGGTATTCATGGTGGATCTACTGGCGGAGGATTCACGGGATCTACTGCTGGCGGATATACAGGAGCAGGAACAAGTGGTGCTCATGCGGGATCTACTGGAGGATATGCAGGGCCAGGTGGTATTCATGGTGGATCTAATGGCGGAGGATTCGCGGGATCTACTGCTGGCGGATATACAGGAGCAGGAACAACTGGTGCTCATGCGGGATCTACTGCAGGATATGCAGGGCCAGGTGGTATTCATGGTGGATCTACTGGCGGGGGATTCGCGGGATCTACTGCTGGCGGATATACAGGAGCAGGAATAACTGGTGCTCATGCGGGATCTACTGGAGGATATACAGGAACTTCAGGAGGTTACGGTGGAACTTCAATACCTGGTCAAACCATTACATTTGGTACTGGACAGTCACGAACACCAATTTTTGTTTCTTCTGGCACAACTGGAGCTGGAGTAGATCATGGTGTAACCAGTATATATTCACAGACTCGTAAGTTTATTCTATAAAACCATCTTATCTTTACTCAGACgaaattaaaatatgtatataatttattttcatttaacttATAGCTGGGCCTATTATCGTGGAGAAACCTGAGAAACCAACCTGTCTCACGAACCTGTGTTATGGGTCTTCTCAACCATCAGGTGGTCAGACTCTGGTAACAGACGACTATGTTTCAAGCCACGGAGCTATTTCTGGAACAAATGTTTACCAAGGTACAACTGGATTCCCTGGAAGCTTGAATGTTACTTTTGGAAGCCACGTACCTTCCATTGGAGGCGTTACGTATCATGGAGGCGTCACACCCGCTGGTGGCTATACAGTGACAACAGGTACGGGTGCTATCGTGACAGGACACGGTATTCAAGGATCGATCATCACTGGAGATTCCACTCCAGGGACGCTCATTACCCATGGAGCTACCCCTGGCGCAATCTTCACAGGTTCTTCTGACCAAGGCACCATAATAAGTGGAGGAAGCCATCCAGGATATACGAAGACTGGTCTAAGTTCACCTGGCTATGTAATTAGTGGCGGAGTCAAGACCGTATTCCCAGGTTCAGTCAGTTCTGGAACGACAGTTTACGGAACACCTTCACCTGGTGTCATAGTAACTGGAACACCTTCACCTGGTGTCGTAGTAACTGGAACACCCTCACCTGGAACTATTATAAAGGGCCAATCGAGTCCTGGAATAATTCTTACAGGACAAACAGCTCCTGGTGTGTCTATTGGGGGATCTATTGTGCCAGGAACAGTCATTGGTTCAGGTTTTTCAACGCATCCAGGGGCTGTTACCCCAGGATCTCCATTTGGAACTAAGATTGGAACCACACCATCGACTTATGTCACCGGCTACAAAACTAACGAATACCATGACAACGGAGGACGTGGTACCATTAGATTTAACAATGGCGATGTGACCACCAAATATACAGAAAATGATATTCCAGACTATAGACCAACTGGCGGCAATATTTTGCCAGATACTCTCATTCCAGGAAGCAAAGGTATTCCCGGTGTATCGCTATCTAGTGGCTTCACTAAGACTGGACCTACCAAGACAGGCTTTACCACTGCTACTTTAGGTGCTGGTGGTAGTTACGTAATTAGCACTGGAAAAACTAACCCCCCACCTAATCCTGACCATATTGGCGCCAAAGCTTTCGAAGGCAACGTGGCAGGATATCCAAAATCATCTACCGAAAGTAGTGCCAAGACTTATTCAGGAACATTCTCAACTTATGGTCCAGGCTTCAGTCAGAAACCTTCGAAGGGCACTGGATATTCCTATCCCACACCTAGCATTCCATTTGATACAGGAGTGACGAAGAATTTGCCTATTTCTTCGACAGAGAGTGGCATCTTTAGTGGAACTACTCCAACGCCGTTCTTGAAGGTTGAAGTGCATAATACACCAAAATTCGGTGAGGCCGGATTCACCAGTTCACCTGCAGTTGTGAATACGTATCAGAAACCAAGTGGCTTTACGCGTGCACCATCTCCAACTGGAACACCTGTGCTTTATACCACTGGTCCATTGGAAAATTACAAGACGACTGTCTTTGAAGCGGCTAAAGTCCCAGTTACCATCTCTACTATTCACCCAGTGATCGATACCGGATACCAGACTGTCATATCGTCGACGCCATTGCCTGTAACTATAAGTCAAGATAAATTTAGCATTCAGACCAAACCTCAGTTTGGTTTTGGAACAAAGACTTCTCAACCTGGTATATTCGGAGATCGAGGTTACGTTTCTAGCACGACACCAACGactgtatttaaaatatcatcGAAGTATCCTTCTGGAGAACCACAGGTATGATTCTTTACAATTTTCGTACATAAAAATGCAATTCTCTTGTTGTATGATTTATTGTAATTCTACGGATGGAATTTTTTAGTATGATTATGGACCTACCACTCCATCATCTGGTTCTGGATACTTTACAACTTCGAAGAACGTGTTTGAACATGTGACACCGTCTGGAATCTCAGAGTCACCGAAACCACAGGTGAGATtttaagaataattataataaatcacTGATTACTAATTATCAATATttactaaaaaaatatttccatttcaGACTCAGTACATACCTGGCGAATCTATTTCGCCAGCCATTGGAGTAACTTACAGAAAGCCATTCCCATTGCCTGGCGTCACTTATCAACAAGAATTCACACCAGCATCTGTCAAATCGTACACCACTGCTCCATCGGGCATAGGATCAGGTCCCGGCTACAAAGGATCGCCTACGAACATAGCAATTCCCAGAGATGAAGTCGGAAAGCTCGTTACCAATTACAACAGAGGCACCACGAAATATGTTCCAAGCCAATACGACGTTTACACAACAGGATCCGCAGCAGGAGTCGATTACTACCAGTCCCAGACGAAGTTCAAACAGGGTTATGATTCATCGACACCATCCTCGGTTCCTAGAACACAGTCACCTCTCACAGTGACGACTTACTCCGGAGGATACTCAAAACCATCTTCAGGTATCACGTATCAGACCACTGCGAAGTCTACAGCCGTAGGTAAACCTAAAGTGATCGTGAAGTGGAGCGATCTGCACCCTCTTCTCCTTGGAAAATTAGGAGCAGAGTGTACCTGCAGAGGAGATCCTTTCGCTAATCTCAGAGGTCCTGGCTCCAAGTTGATCAACTCGTCAAAGGGCAAAGTGGACTTGTCTAATTATGACGAGTCGGAGATTTATGTAGATCTTGAGAAGGAAGGATCCTACGAAGATCAAGATTACCAAGTGACCAACTACGAATCGTCTTCGAAACAACCAGTTAAGATCTATAATGAACTTTCGAAAGCTCTAGGAGCTACGAGCATTCAAGTTCAAGAAAAGCCATCGTCCACGTACTTACCAAGCGTTACTCCTTCCGTGGGAGTAGGAGGTCGCACTTCGGGCCCTTCAAGTCATGGATTAACTGCCAATTTCAGATCTGGAAAGAGTCTGAGCAACGTTGGATCTCCTATCAACTCGATTGGAGGTGGTAAAGGTTTAGCTTCCACTGTGGATCATTCTGTCATTGGTCCTATCGATGGTTCTGTCAATAGTCCTACCGACGATTCTATCGATGGTCCAATCGATCGTTCTGGAGAGTATGAGGATAGTGTATCGGAAGAAATCATCGATGGAGCTACCAATTGCGCCAGACCAGGTCTGTTCAGACACCCTAACTTCTGCAACAAGTTCTATGCCTGCCATTGGGACGAGTGGAAGAAGAAGTTCACGCTTCACACATTCAACTGCCCCGTCCATTTAACCTTTGACAATGGCGCGGGTGCTTGCAACTGGCCTAGTATGGGCCCCGCTTGTCAAGACAATAACTTGTTAGTTTAGATGGTTCACTGTTGATGGGGAGGTCTTATGGATCTCGCATACCGCGGACTTCTCGTGACACCTTCCTTTTTGAAAAACTGCAGATGGAAATTTGAACGCAGAGAGTTCTTATTATAAAAGTTTCTGAAAGAAGATAAttctatgaattttgtaaaattttttatataatcttaGATTAATTTGCTATGTTTGAATTTTATACaatcgttatatatttattaatcttCTGATGTAATTCTAGATTTCTATTACGTTTTATACAACAACAATTATTTTATAGAGCATCGTAGATTGCAATTATCAGTGTACACACTTTCAGCATTATTTGTAGAATATTAGTCACACTAAAGTAATAACACgaagtttaaaaatattattttaatggcTGAACGTTCAAGTTATGTGGCAAGGCATACAGAGCATGTGAGGTAACATTTAATTATAACGTAGTAACGGTATACGCTCAGTTTCTTTTTAAACTGAAAGACGTGAAACGAGCATAAGAGAATGCTTTTCCCGAGGTAACGAGAATGGAGACAAGGAGGAAGAAAGATCCAAGGCGATCGAGGTGCCGCGATGCGAAAGCACACTGTCCAGAGTGAAAGTCAAGCTGCACTCGCCGATTCGAATCGCGCGAAAGAAGTCGATAATGTGTGCGATTCCATGTCCAAGAcgaattattgtatataacgtGCCCTACTCTtccaaatttgtaaataacgaCGAATTACctttaaaaagaagaagatatggaaaaagtttaaaaagttacagaaaagaaattttgtttaaataagacgaaagaaaaatgtgaaaatcaAACTAACGAAGCAAAAAATTGGTTCGAAAAAAATGACGAAGAGATATTTCCAATCAATTGATATTATCGTTTCTGTTGATCGTCGTTGACCTGTTGCTTTGatcaaattttttttctttttttataattgTGTCATTGacgatttatatttgtatatatatatattttagatatCGATAACGCGATTTGCATAATTGACGTATCCCTTGAATTCCTTCACTTTCTTTTCCGGATTTTTCGTGCTTCCTGTTTAATACAGGGAAGTTAATTTTGAATATTCTTTGCGCACTGCTTAAGCTTGCCTTGATTCTGTGTTCATCTCGTTCCTATCTCTATTTACTATTTTTCCGCTTCTTCCCGatgcaattattatttatttgtcgcTTGTTACTATTGTACTAGAAGTTAAGGGTATATTACGACAAAAATCCTTGAGCGATCAACGATCGTTTCTCTGCGTCGATAAGAATTTCTTTTTATCATCTGTCTTGCACACTTAAATCGGAGCTTCGATAATCGTGCCATTTTATCGTGGTTGTCTAATGTAATATTACGAACTTAGAATAAATATGATAATTGTACAAAATATGATAGAAGATAATTTCAAACTAAATTTTTCCTGGATCCAACCATTTTCCGGATCTACTTTCCTTTTATCTTTTAACTATCGTTGCACCTATATTCTAATTCATTACgttattaaataagaaaaagaacgCGTTTGTCATTTGTTGATATGGCCTGAGGCTAAACTTTCGTTTGTTTCATATACGAGAGATGTGGTCACCTTCCACTTAAAAATGAAAACGTTCACAGTGACCTTTCGaatgaaattttccataaaaattAGTTATATGACAACTTTTAAATGAATTGAATTATCATATTATTTACATTCTTCGTAGCTAATTACTTTTGCAATCGATAGTCTTGCCATGATCTTATTACACACTTGTAAAAAATCAGACGTGATAATCCTTGATGataaaatatttgcaataattAAGCGCAGCAACACTGTATCCTACAACCTAGGTAGATAGAAAATTATGTCAACCAGACAGCCATAATTCATACTCGACGAAGGGCATTGAGTAGATAGATAATAATGAATTCTATGCCGGattatcctttctctttctctttgatTAAATTAGGAAAGTCTTTTAAGGAACGTGGGAGGGCAGTAGTCATGGCAGAAGTGGCTTAATTCGTTCACAAAGTTCAACGTGTGACTCTAATTGATAGTTTCAATAGATGACTCGTTAGCATAGAAAGCAGTTTGCTAAATGAAAAAAGAATGTGGCCATAAAATCCAGTTTCTCTGCGTTAACCGCAATTGACGCGATGATGAACTACGATCACACCTGGTTGCATGATTTTCACCACTTATACCGATTCGCCTTTTCAGTGTTTAATGGCCAGATCAACATTAAATTTCCAGTTTATGAGAGAAATCAACCACGATGGAAATATCTTGTGATATACACGATTATATCTATCGATCTATTTTTCTTCACAATTAATCAGAGAGAATAGCGAGAATTGTGCGATGATTCTGATGTGTAAAATTCTACCATTTATTGTGCGGTTGAGAAattgaaagtataaaataactgaattataattttaaggcaattatacatatttgtaaGTAGTTAAATAATTATCGTATCATGCGCGAGCGAATATATCATTCTACGGAATTATACGAATGTAATATTGTTCTCTTCAGAGATTGATATTCGAGTCGATCTTTGTAACTTTAAAGATGTCCCATTTCCCATAAAAAGAAATGGAGAGTTCGTGGAGGAGGAGGAATGAAAATGGAGGTCAGTGGAAGTAAACTCTATCTCAAGTGACCCACTGATACATTTCCATCGGCTTCATAAGTGGGTAACGCGGCATACAAAcacattaatttcattttattcctTATTTGTGATacaattgtttaaaaaatgcaaaaaaatattCGCCTTTCTCCACAGAGGATTTTttcgtttattaatttcttcTATTTCGTCGAATTCAAATTCttagtaaattatatttacgtaATAGTAGTGATTAGTGGGTGTCAGATAGCGTGTTTGTTATATAACAAAAATGTCGTTATGgagaacaaaagaaagaaagtttttgaaaaggaagaaggagagCACGAAATGCTTATAATTTGTAGAATTTCCTTTAACAACGAGCTCCCATATGAGCTACTAGCTACGTGATCACCATAATCATAACTTCATGCTTTCGGGTCCTTTCTATGTAATTCATGGATTGCGCAAAACTTGCACATTCTCTCAGAGAAAGAGCAGTTGTTTGACGAGATATGGCGAAGTATAATATTCTTTCGACATATTTGTCAACCACGTAATATTAATGAATTAGCATGACCAATGCTTGATCACTTCGCTATGTCgagaatttataattttattcttatttctgtaAAACTTTAACAGTATAACTGCAGTTCTTTGGTAACATTTGTTAGAATTAaagcaatttattaaaaaaaaaaaaaaaaaaaggaaagttatGTGGTTATAAGTAACGTGGTTATAAATTCCTGTATTTCTATATTCCACGTTATATTCTACATGTGTTAAGACTTCGAGAATTgaggaatttattaatttctgtCATAGAATGTAGTAAGATTATACGTATCATATGTTTGAAGGCGATAATGATCGCGACCAGGTTGTTTTCAAGAATCGGGAGTACTTTCAAAACCGTGTAGAACCAGTATACGCAACGTGGAACCGAGGAATACGTAGTTTGAAAGGAATACCTAACTAATAAACCAAATAACGCGAACCGAAAGCCAAAGTGAAAGTTATTTTTAATGACACACAGAAATCGATATATCGTGGGCGCTGGAACTTTATTCTGATGGAAGATTAGCCACGCCAATTCTTGCATAAATTTCCATACGATTTTAAATAGGAAAATGTTTCAAGACTAGCTGTCCAGTGGTATGGAATAAATTATTCGCTAATTGCATAGGCGCACATACAAGAATGGGATTGAATAACCGATGTTCACGGAATTGAAGTACCGATTTACAATGGCGTCGAGGAAGTGAGCGAATTGCTGGAATTCAAACGACGTTACTGTATGTCAGAAGAGAAAATTCATTTCTATTCGCGTTCAGTTTGCCTATAGAATTTTCTAAGTAATTAAGAATGAGCAACGAATCTTGTGCATAATTGAGATAATACATACTAAACAAACGTTACCTCTAAATTGAAATATCGCTTGCAAGCCCAGGAACACGGTCGACCGAAGAAGAAATTTACTTATTGATTATGTACACAAGTTTGAAACCAAGACTGGTCGAATAACTATGCACTTTTTTTGTATCAAATGTCATCCATTGTATACTGCAGtccaataatttttataataatataattatcgtGATAATAGGCgtatgtaaatattaaaaaatacttgatttaaaaaaaaagcgtGGAAATTAAAACGAACTAAAAATTTTAGcatttctaattttctaatatttctctctttgtattatttaatattttttttaattaaggcTAACACCATAGTAATAAACGCCAGATTTCCATCTCCAGGTCTACTTAACTTCGTATCGGAAAGCTTGCCAAACCAGCCTTCCAGTAATCCGATTGTTACTATCTACGCTCGGTTGTCCCTAACTGAAGTTAGCAgagagtgagaaagagagaggtggGGACTTAAGATCGAAGCACTTGACACGaggaaaagaaaggaacgaGACGTGAGAGCACAGATATTGGAGGTGGCGTCAAGACCAAACTGTCCGGGCTCCAAGGTAATATAAAGGCGTACGTCGACTTCACCTGGTTCAACTTACCTGGAACATCGAACAGCTGCGTTGCCCAGCACCATTGAGAACGTTCGCCACTGCCACACCACTTTCTACCATCATGTGAGTCCCTTTAAGTGCTCGCTTTTTAAACCGCTTCTATTTCcttaatattgtatatttattaaattaaaattttgttgatATTTTTGATCGATTAGCAACGTGGATGTTttctgaataatttatattcagtTATTTATGCAATTCTATTTCTAATTGATCGAATAACTATTTTTTGTAGTTGTAGAATTTGTAGTTGTAAATTTGTAGTTGTAGAATTTGAATATGTTGATTAATatacctttttttctttttttttttatattatactagTATACCGATGACGAAGGATTTATTAAGAAAACCTAAAAGGGACTTTGAAGAAGCTAATTTTTCGATGCGATAAAATTCCTGTAATTTTTAGTTTGATATTCCTTTAACTGTTCTATAATAAATCTGTTGTTTTAAATGATAAATCTTAGTATTTAATGCTGTTACTTAAATTtggaatatttcaaaatttaagcCAAGAATCATTCTTTTGAGTTGcttgaatatttaatttaagaGCAATCACAAGtttaaaaatgtatttcaatatttaagtaCTTATTCATATATAATATCCATTTGTAGTCGATATATagcatttttaatttaatataaagatTCGAATAGTCCCGACTGTCTTTAAAAAAATAGTTTATCAAAGTTATAATGCAATAAGACGACAATAATGACGATGAATATACCTTACtctagaaataagaataatttacATGTCGTTAGCGTATTTGATTTTATGCGTCGAAGTCGCATTTCAACCTTTTAACTAATGAGATGATTgttaatatttttcgttttcgtTTATTGGAATGAACACTGACACAAGATGAGTGAAGTACGTCAAGAAGATCATTCCGCATTCAGCCGTACATACATTATCTCTTTAATTTATACTCCGTTATAAATGGATCACGTTGCATATTATATTATGATGTATGCAGATCCGTTACATAAGATGAGCAACATTACGTCCTAACACGATTTCAAGATTTACATAAATCATAAGTCTTCGTATTGCATTGCATTGCATTGCAATTGTTACATTTAAACGTTGCAGCATTTAAACGTTCTATAGAGGACttgagagaaaaaggaaataataataagaaataataaagtaGTTCACctataaaattatgtaaaatattagcGACCTAGAACAAGAGTATAAAATAGTATCTGAAAAAAATTCTTCTGTAGCAAAATTTCAATACCCAAGTAATTATCTCCTCAATTATTCGCACAAGTTTACAGCTGTAGGTATTGTTCAATCATCGTGTTCCCAAATACGTAAACACCTAAATGGTTTCTACGTAAAGAATTGATCGAAATCGTTTCTGCGAACTGCAATAAAATTCCGTAACGTAATATCGATAATCACGTAACAATAGTCtggtataatatattttcataaaatggGCAAAATTGAGTCAGAGAATTCAATATGCACGAAGAAATTGTCTTTTCATATAAActtaatatagaatatattattaaattatttatacatatagatTGTTAATAAACAGATCATTAATTAAATCTCTTATAAAAGTTGAGTTGTGTGAATTGATTTCTCTGGTTTCATACGATTCTTATAGATGCAATGTATTAGCGTAGTTGTTAAAATATATCATGAAGTCACGAATTGTCTCGTTTATTGTTATTCCGGTTAACGTGGGCGACAGAAACGTGTCGCACGTGAGATCCTCGCCTTGAAGCCCGTGAAAGTGAAAGGATTTCTGATTTTATCTTGCACAAGTAAATGCGATTCAGGGGTTAAAAGTGCATTGCGATCGTTGTGTACGCTCTAAACCATGTAGTTTATTTTTATCCTTTATCTAGACTTATTATTAACGTGTTCGAGCTAATTGAGAAATACTCCAGCATTACTTTCCAATTATGATAACTTAGATAACGTGTTGTTTTTCTTTgcatattaattaatacgaaaCATTATTCTTAAAGAATCGTACAATTATCATGTTTGTTAGTCTTGTGATCTCGGTAACTTAACAAAGTTAAAATGTTACTAATTAAACCACAGCTATAGACATTTGTATCCGAGAGAAGACTGAATTTATATTTTAGGAATTTTGGAAAAAGGAGccttaataataaatatttaatattgaatTCACTTCTATAATACAGTGACTTAATAATTTATTGAAAGAAATTACCAAATAGTCTGAGACATTATACGTCTATAGTAATGACAAAAATACAGGTGTCTTTAGTTGGACGAAAGATTAAACGAAGATAATAATGTTGGTTTAATTTCGTGCTTAAATGTAGgataatgaatatttaaatgatgaATATTTGGAGCAGTCCAGTCTATTGAAAATCAAACAAGAAACGGTagaataaaagagaattaaagaTAATGTTGATATAACGAAGCTGCAAAACACGACTTTCTCTCGATACAAAGTAGAAAGTTCAATGCGATTGGCGTGGTAGATTGCGCTTGACAAAATGAATGCTTCTT encodes the following:
- the LOC117160841 gene encoding uncharacterized protein LOC117160841 isoform X1; the encoded protein is MINRTCLAVLIGLLGLACGLQCPKQKLSPGREVVCYTFVSDVDQLTEAVCKCTSLVQQGYDVRNLSVSGFEDFQKSLKKIIPTLQFVVSVDDPGKTLSTSGTVRQEITARLIGVLKEVDGVELNMTAGSKERLVHFVKGLKDELVRKSYDKRIFLVLPTKSEELAKQFDLKELTKYVDLFTVPTHYLVEDDEANHTFHPSRLMGLFDMFNADSLIDLISGLGAPKRKILVSVPASAYKFTLKDQNDNAPRASTEEMQPVTIDQKQLCDLMNNGEWTVERDEDLTAPYAFKDKMWIAFEDRISLSIKGKYVLLRDLPGLAVHNVENDFKTNCGMPLTYEVHRSFSNFKRKSRAAVLNALEDDLHQKELEYSTKVKSSDFRVVRVVDTEGHIRVVRENTQTEFTCSRQGYFVHPKSCNRFYRCVKFNQEVEDYSVFEFDCPAGLSFDERTEVCVWPGSMPEGSPCPGSSEIAPVTRIRFECPSKSGYYADPQNPRWFFACIDLGGPEIMAYEFRCPFGLIFDEQKLICEWPWLVAGYSGTGYTRSEYDGGYYGTGTTAGTGGYYTGALPHGYTGTSGGGGYTVSTGSGFSGAAGVGHGSSFGQGTKYTGSGKEKGYSGSGQGAGYTGSGVAGHGTSYDGQGADGYSGTTGSGYSGAAGAGHGTTYSGQGSGGYSGTTGSGYSGAAGAGHGTTYIGQGSGGYSGTTGSGYSGAAGAGHGTTYSGQGSGGYSGTTGSGYSGAAGAGHGTTYSGQGSGGYSGTTGSGYSTGGAGYGTKYTGQGFGGHYGTTVSGYSGTAGVGHGSTYNGQGSGRHSGTTGGEYAGAAEADHGTPYTGQGFTGTTGSGYSSAGATITSGHGYSGTGTSYTGSTGKAGYGGSTGTGYSRGTGTGQVSTGTGFTGAGIIEQTEKSGTTGTGYTGSTYSAAGSTDGGYSGTKEGSISGGYPGTKSGSSGGGYSGATGGTTGGYAGPGGIHGGSTSGGLAGSTVGGYTGAGTTGAHAGSTGGYTGPGGIHSGSTGGGFTGSTAGEYTGAGTTGAHAGSTGGYAGPGGIHGGSTGGGYAGSTAGGYTGAGTSGAHAGSTGGYTGPGGIHGGSTGGGFTGSTAGGYTGAGTSGAHAGSTGGYAGPGGIHGGSNGGGFAGSTAGGYTGAGTTGAHAGSTAGYAGPGGIHGGSTGGGFAGSTAGGYTGAGITGAHAGSTGGYTGTSGGYGGTSIPGQTITFGTGQSRTPIFVSSGTTGAGVDHGVTSIYSQTPGPIIVEKPEKPTCLTNLCYGSSQPSGGQTLVTDDYVSSHGAISGTNVYQGTTGFPGSLNVTFGSHVPSIGGVTYHGGVTPAGGYTVTTGTGAIVTGHGIQGSIITGDSTPGTLITHGATPGAIFTGSSDQGTIISGGSHPGYTKTGLSSPGYVISGGVKTVFPGSVSSGTTVYGTPSPGVIVTGTPSPGVVVTGTPSPGTIIKGQSSPGIILTGQTAPGVSIGGSIVPGTVIGSGFSTHPGAVTPGSPFGTKIGTTPSTYVTGYKTNEYHDNGGRGTIRFNNGDVTTKYTENDIPDYRPTGGNILPDTLIPGSKGIPGVSLSSGFTKTGPTKTGFTTATLGAGGSYVISTGKTNPPPNPDHIGAKAFEGNVAGYPKSSTESSAKTYSGTFSTYGPGFSQKPSKGTGYSYPTPSIPFDTGVTKNLPISSTESGIFSGTTPTPFLKVEVHNTPKFGEAGFTSSPAVVNTYQKPSGFTRAPSPTGTPVLYTTGPLENYKTTVFEAAKVPVTISTIHPVIDTGYQTVISSTPLPVTISQDKFSIQTKPQFGFGTKTSQPGIFGDRGYVSSTTPTTVFKISSKYPSGEPQYDYGPTTPSSGSGYFTTSKNVFEHVTPSGISESPKPQTQYIPGESISPAIGVTYRKPFPLPGVTYQQEFTPASVKSYTTAPSGIGSGPGYKGSPTNIAIPRDEVGKLVTNYNRGTTKYVPSQYDVYTTGSAAGVDYYQSQTKFKQGYDSSTPSSVPRTQSPLTVTTYSGGYSKPSSGITYQTTAKSTAVGKPKVIVKWSDLHPLLLGKLGAECTCRGDPFANLRGPGSKLINSSKGKVDLSNYDESEIYVDLEKEGSYEDQDYQVTNYESSSKQPVKIYNELSKALGATSIQVQEKPSSTYLPSVTPSVGVGGRTSGPSSHGLTANFRSGKSLSNVGSPINSIGGGKGLASTVDHSVIGPIDGSVNSPTDDSIDGPIDRSGEYEDSVSEEIIDGATNCARPGLFRHPNFCNKFYACHWDEWKKKFTLHTFNCPVHLTFDNGAGACNWPSMGPACQDNNLLV